The following proteins are co-located in the Toxotes jaculatrix isolate fToxJac2 chromosome 9, fToxJac2.pri, whole genome shotgun sequence genome:
- the LOC121186779 gene encoding uncharacterized protein LOC121186779 has protein sequence MKTLCPQIRKRELDVGKTKGEEDEEKDIDCFQPVSCCPACNQEYDVALILPCSHTMCGHCIAAGERTSSGQSFLRGVGLSVCSVLCPCCRHPVELPCWTWSSATSCLPKHPTLSPTCVSREKCIKKGGSEDHPQHVEGDTYHTDAAEQRAQSCLRGSNAASSPVDGVVDLRDEEMEQSVYGLCFALDPSSVPPSLHLSNTSLTVTYQGPLTPPPDNEVRRSATSDPRVLLALPWVCADVVIARGQYYWEVDVCNSSMYWIGVISLDGCDGWWLERQGRSFCAVYDGTREPLCTVPPQIKTLRVFLNMGGGTLSFHNPLTQEHLATLPTHFSTAGVLPALGLGQGRLRLRCSLPPPPHVFLSKDSTYKGPCGAGGGRWRREIPFQNVRKVIQKFEELAVSDSDSGLVSSFGSSCSTLASLPDLGIPGMFPSGHAGQETGAE, from the exons ATGAAGACATTGTGTCCCCAAATAAGGAAGAGGGAGTTGGATGTGGGAAAGACTAAaggggaggaagatgaggaaaaaGACATTGActgttttcagccagtctcctGCTGTCCAGCTTGTAACCAAGAATATGATGTTGCTCTGATCCTGCCGTGCTCTCACACCATGTGTGGTCACTGCATAGCAGCTGGAGAGAGAACAAGCTCAGGTCAGTCTTTCCTCCGTGGTGTTGGCCTATCAGTGTGCTCTGTGCTGTGCCCCTGCTGTCGACATCCTGTGGAGTTGCCGTGCTGGACCTGGTCATctgccacttcctgtctgccaAAACATCCCACACTGAGTCCTACATGTGTCAGCAGGGAGAAATGCATCAAGAAGGGAGGATCTGAGGATCACCCTCAACATGTGGAG GGAGACACATACCACACAGATGCAGCTGAACAAAGAGCACAGAGCTGTTTGCGTG GTTCCAATGCTGCCAGTTCACCAGTGGATGGCGTTGTCGACCTGCGAGACGAGGAGATGGAGCAGTCTGTCTACG GATTGTGTTTTGCTCTGGATCCCTCCAGtgtccctccatccctccatctttccaaCACCTCCCTCACTGTCACCTACCAAGGCCCTCTGACCCCACCTCCAGACAACGAGGTCAGGAGGTCAGCGACCTCTGACCCCAGAGTCCTGTTGGCCCTCCCATGGGTCTGCGCTGATGTCGTCATTGCACGGGGACAGTATTACTGGGAAGTGGATGTCTGTAACAGCTCCATGTACTGGATTG GTGTGATCTCATTGGATGGTTGTGATGGCTGGTGGCTTGAAAGGCAGGGCAGGTCTTTCTGTGCAGTGTATGATGGGACCAGGGAGCCGCTCTGCACTGTCCCGCCCCAGATCAAAACCCTCCGCGTCTTCCTCAACATGGGAGGGGGAACCCTGAGCTTCCACAACCCCCTGACCCAGGAGCATCTAGCCACGCTACCTACCCACTTCAGCACCGCCGGTGTGCTCCCAGCTTTGGGCTTAGGCCAGGGCCGGCTGAGGTTGCGCTgcagcctccctcctcctccccatgtCTTCCTTAGTAAAGACTCAACCTACAAGGGGCCTTGTGGGGCCGGTGGAGGCCGGTGGCGCAGGGAGATTCCCTTCCAGAATGTGAGAAAAGTGATACAGAAGTTTGAGGAGCTGGCTGTGTCGGACTCAGACTCGGGCCTGGTGTCCAGTTTTGGATCGTCCTGCTCCACCTTGGCTTCCCTTCCAGATCTGGGGATTCCTGGGATGTTTCCCTCTGGGCACGCAGGACAGGAAACTGGAGCTGAATAA
- the LOC121187460 gene encoding thrombopoietin-like isoform X1, producing the protein MAAGQSTPLWAPLGLLLLLIGVISSHIPDVQGRPIDFWCNRQARKSLENGIAGLKEDMANCSDTLPSPVQLPNVGLNQADWKNKTLQNKHEEVLGALQVFRDGVQGAKLNATLQCQTSLLEKLEHHTENYLRIVNRLQIQKDTISWCHPVVPSHSAAQHCSNETSLKKVLEQYRSLLLGKLWFLVIDLHDHICQKEHGTTNTSCS; encoded by the exons ATGGCAGCTGGTCAGTCAACTCCGCTGTGGGCTCCACtgggactgctgctgctgctgataggAGTGATTTCCTCCCACATACCTGACGTGCAGGGCAGACCAATTGACTTTTGGTGTAATCGTCAAGCCAGAAAGAGTTTGGAGAACGGGATCGCGGGGCTGAAGGAAGACATG GCTAACTGTTCAGACACACTGCCATCTCCTGTACAACTACCAAATGTTGGGCTAAACCAGGCAgattggaaaaataaaact CTACAGAACAAGCATGAAGAGGTGTTGGGGGCCTTACAGGTTTTTAGAGATGGAGTGCAAGGGGCAAAACTGAATGCCACACTGCAATGTCAGACCTCACTGTTGGAGAAGCTGGAGCATCACACTGAAAATTATTTGAGGATTGTCAACAGGCTTCAGATACAG AAGGACACCATCTCCTGGTGTCATCCTGTAGTACCATCTCATTCTGCAGCTCAGCACTGTTCCAATGAAACCAGCTTGAAAAAAGTGCTGGAACAGTACAGAAGTCTGCTCCTAGGAAAACTGTGGTTCCTTGTTATTGACCTCCATGACCATATCTGTCAAAAAGAACACGGGACAACCAATACTTCATGCTCCTGA
- the LOC121187460 gene encoding uncharacterized protein LOC121187460 isoform X2, which translates to MAAGQSTPLWAPLGLLLLLIGVISSHIPDVQGRPIDFWCNRQARKSLENGIAGLKEDMANCSDTLPSPVQLPNVGLNQADWKNKTNKHEEVLGALQVFRDGVQGAKLNATLQCQTSLLEKLEHHTENYLRIVNRLQIQKDTISWCHPVVPSHSAAQHCSNETSLKKVLEQYRSLLLGKLWFLVIDLHDHICQKEHGTTNTSCS; encoded by the exons ATGGCAGCTGGTCAGTCAACTCCGCTGTGGGCTCCACtgggactgctgctgctgctgataggAGTGATTTCCTCCCACATACCTGACGTGCAGGGCAGACCAATTGACTTTTGGTGTAATCGTCAAGCCAGAAAGAGTTTGGAGAACGGGATCGCGGGGCTGAAGGAAGACATG GCTAACTGTTCAGACACACTGCCATCTCCTGTACAACTACCAAATGTTGGGCTAAACCAGGCAgattggaaaaataaaact AACAAGCATGAAGAGGTGTTGGGGGCCTTACAGGTTTTTAGAGATGGAGTGCAAGGGGCAAAACTGAATGCCACACTGCAATGTCAGACCTCACTGTTGGAGAAGCTGGAGCATCACACTGAAAATTATTTGAGGATTGTCAACAGGCTTCAGATACAG AAGGACACCATCTCCTGGTGTCATCCTGTAGTACCATCTCATTCTGCAGCTCAGCACTGTTCCAATGAAACCAGCTTGAAAAAAGTGCTGGAACAGTACAGAAGTCTGCTCCTAGGAAAACTGTGGTTCCTTGTTATTGACCTCCATGACCATATCTGTCAAAAAGAACACGGGACAACCAATACTTCATGCTCCTGA